A single window of Thalassoroseus pseudoceratinae DNA harbors:
- a CDS encoding nitrilase family protein, protein MRDIRIAAAQFEHKNADPSSNLSRIDALTRRAVADGAEVVSFHECCISAYSFVQAFSKSELLEIAEPVPDGPSVQALMDLSGDHGVPLLAGLFERRREANGEHNVYNTYVCVNGNQLVAKFSKLHAFVNPNLSSGSEYVVFDLLGCRCSILICYDNNLIENVRAITLKGAEVVFMPHVTGCLPSVMPGRGVVDPELWANRERDPVRLRQEFDGPKGRGWLMRWLPARAYDNGIYAVFTNPIGMDDGEVRNGNAMVLDPFGEVIAECHQLDDDVTVALCTSEKIDQASGRRYIRARRPDLYDELVKPTSEPPITQPGWKLRTK, encoded by the coding sequence GTGCGAGACATCCGCATTGCGGCGGCTCAATTCGAGCACAAGAACGCTGATCCGTCGTCCAACCTGTCTCGCATCGATGCACTCACTCGGCGAGCCGTTGCGGACGGGGCGGAGGTCGTCAGTTTTCACGAGTGTTGCATTTCCGCTTACTCGTTCGTGCAGGCGTTCTCGAAATCGGAACTGCTCGAAATCGCGGAACCCGTTCCAGACGGCCCGAGTGTGCAAGCGTTGATGGATCTGTCTGGCGATCACGGTGTTCCGTTGCTCGCGGGACTGTTCGAACGCCGACGTGAAGCGAATGGCGAACACAACGTCTACAACACCTATGTGTGTGTGAATGGCAATCAACTTGTTGCAAAGTTCAGCAAGTTGCATGCGTTCGTGAATCCGAATCTCTCGTCGGGTTCGGAATATGTTGTGTTCGATCTGCTAGGGTGTCGATGCAGTATTCTGATCTGCTACGACAACAACCTTATTGAGAACGTGAGAGCGATCACACTGAAGGGGGCGGAGGTTGTCTTCATGCCCCATGTGACGGGGTGTTTGCCGTCGGTGATGCCGGGGCGGGGTGTTGTCGATCCGGAACTCTGGGCCAACCGTGAACGGGACCCGGTCCGTTTGCGACAAGAATTCGACGGTCCCAAGGGGCGTGGTTGGCTCATGCGTTGGCTTCCCGCCCGTGCCTACGATAACGGAATTTACGCCGTCTTCACCAACCCGATCGGCATGGACGACGGCGAAGTTCGCAACGGCAACGCCATGGTGCTTGATCCATTTGGCGAAGTGATCGCGGAGTGTCACCAACTCGATGATGACGTAACGGTTGCCCTTTGCACGTCGGAGAAAATTGATCAGGCGAGCGGCCGTCGCTACATCCGGGCTCGCCGTCCCGACCTGTACGATGAACTTGTCAAACCCACCAGCGAGCCACCGATCACGCAACCAGGCTGGAAGTTGCGAACGAAGTAG
- a CDS encoding outer membrane protein assembly factor BamB family protein — MRLLVMLLVAFFGVQSVFAENWPRFLGPDGRATSEDSKLPTKWSESENLKWKAEIGAGSSSPIVWENTVFVTSYTGTGQDVKRTLHCFDRATGDEKWTFDVANSGPEDAYRGFINEHGYASNTPVTDGKLVYVFFGKMGVYAVDFEGNQKWEAQVGKQSSNREWGSGTSPILYDDMLIVSAADEARAIFAYDKTTGEEKWKTEGYGLELSYNTPTIDRKHGILIVAVPDEIWGVNPKTGKLRWFAETNLGGNVSPTTILDGDKIYAYGGIRSSGSHAFPTDGKGDITSQEIWNSRTSSYVATPLLYDGHLYWFDDRGIAYCQRASDGELVYRERVPGLSSGGRPVYASPVRAGDKIYIPSRYDGTFVLAAKPKFEVLAQNKFANDDTDASGTPAISNNELFLRTGKYLYCIGNK; from the coding sequence ATGCGTCTGCTTGTGATGTTGCTTGTTGCATTCTTCGGAGTTCAATCAGTGTTCGCCGAGAATTGGCCCCGGTTTCTCGGGCCGGATGGGCGAGCAACGAGCGAAGATAGCAAACTTCCCACGAAATGGAGTGAATCGGAAAACCTCAAGTGGAAGGCGGAAATCGGCGCGGGTTCCTCCAGCCCGATTGTCTGGGAGAACACCGTTTTCGTGACGAGCTACACCGGCACTGGGCAAGATGTCAAACGCACGCTGCACTGCTTTGATCGTGCCACCGGCGACGAAAAATGGACCTTCGATGTTGCGAATTCGGGACCGGAAGACGCGTATCGCGGTTTCATCAACGAGCATGGCTACGCGAGCAACACGCCCGTGACCGATGGCAAACTCGTCTATGTCTTCTTCGGCAAAATGGGCGTCTACGCCGTCGATTTCGAGGGAAATCAAAAATGGGAAGCGCAAGTCGGGAAGCAGTCCAGTAACCGGGAATGGGGGTCGGGGACGAGTCCGATCCTCTACGACGACATGCTCATCGTCAGTGCCGCCGACGAAGCTCGCGCGATCTTTGCCTATGATAAAACCACCGGCGAAGAGAAATGGAAAACCGAAGGGTACGGCCTGGAATTGTCGTACAACACGCCGACAATCGATCGTAAACACGGCATCCTCATCGTTGCCGTTCCCGATGAAATTTGGGGCGTGAATCCAAAGACCGGCAAACTCCGTTGGTTCGCAGAAACGAATTTGGGCGGCAACGTCTCTCCGACCACTATTCTCGATGGCGACAAAATCTACGCCTATGGCGGCATTCGTTCCTCCGGCAGTCACGCATTCCCCACCGATGGAAAAGGCGATATCACGAGTCAAGAAATTTGGAACTCCCGCACGAGTTCCTATGTGGCGACACCGCTACTGTACGACGGCCATCTCTATTGGTTCGACGATCGTGGCATCGCCTACTGTCAACGGGCGTCCGACGGTGAATTGGTCTACCGGGAACGCGTGCCAGGACTGTCCAGCGGCGGTCGCCCGGTGTATGCGTCGCCGGTGCGAGCGGGCGATAAAATCTACATCCCCAGCCGATACGACGGCACCTTCGTCCTGGCTGCAAAACCCAAGTTCGAAGTCCTCGCTCAAAACAAATTCGCCAACGACGACACCGACGCCAGCGGCACCCCCGCCATCAGCAACAACGAACTGTTCCTACGAACCGGCAAATACCTGTACTGCATCGGCAACAAGTAA
- the ribA gene encoding GTP cyclohydrolase II: MTDAKRSEFNMVEKAVESLRAGKMVIVVDAAERENEGDFVCAAENVTPEMVHFMLSHGMGVFCTPMSQEVADRLHLTPMVQQEQNTAPHSTPFLVPIDHRDAGTGVSPESRALTVQKLADPNSTPAEFLRPGHVSPLLAKEGGVLRRAGHTEATVDLMRLAGLKPVGCLIEICSRSGRGMADFDELQEIGAEHDIPIISIEELIRYRRVREQLIHREAEVVIPTGHYGDPNLIGYRVAHESQEPLAIVWGDLKNAEKPPLVRMHSSCFTGDLLDSLRCDCGDQLHLAMKAIHEQGSGAIVYLPQEGRGIGLMAKLKAYQLQDQGRDTVEANEMLGFQADHRDYMVGLQILKDLGLTKIRLLTNNPKKTDAFTLAGMDLEVVEQVPLIAPPPHNHRERYLATKRDKMGHQFPTEEVTESE; encoded by the coding sequence ATGACGGATGCAAAACGCAGCGAATTTAATATGGTCGAAAAAGCCGTGGAGTCGTTGCGCGCGGGGAAAATGGTGATTGTGGTCGATGCGGCCGAACGCGAGAACGAAGGCGATTTCGTCTGTGCCGCCGAGAACGTCACCCCGGAGATGGTGCATTTCATGTTGTCGCACGGCATGGGCGTGTTCTGCACACCGATGTCGCAAGAAGTTGCGGACCGATTGCATCTCACCCCCATGGTGCAGCAAGAGCAAAACACCGCTCCTCACAGCACACCGTTTTTGGTGCCGATTGATCACCGAGATGCCGGCACCGGCGTGAGTCCGGAAAGTCGAGCGCTGACCGTCCAGAAACTCGCAGACCCGAACAGCACGCCGGCAGAATTTCTTCGCCCCGGACACGTCAGCCCGCTGCTCGCCAAAGAAGGTGGTGTGTTGAGACGAGCCGGGCACACCGAAGCGACCGTCGATTTAATGCGATTGGCGGGGTTGAAGCCGGTCGGATGTTTGATCGAAATTTGCAGTCGATCCGGTCGTGGCATGGCGGATTTCGATGAACTGCAGGAAATCGGTGCCGAACACGACATTCCGATCATTTCGATTGAGGAACTCATCCGCTACCGTCGCGTGCGAGAACAACTCATTCATCGGGAAGCAGAAGTCGTCATTCCCACTGGTCACTACGGCGATCCCAACCTGATCGGTTACCGTGTCGCGCATGAATCGCAGGAACCGTTGGCGATCGTTTGGGGCGATTTGAAGAACGCCGAAAAACCACCCCTCGTGCGAATGCACTCCTCATGTTTCACCGGCGATTTGCTCGATTCCCTGCGATGCGATTGCGGCGACCAACTCCACCTGGCGATGAAAGCCATTCACGAGCAAGGCAGCGGGGCCATTGTGTACCTACCGCAGGAGGGACGTGGTATTGGTTTGATGGCCAAACTCAAGGCGTACCAACTCCAAGACCAAGGCCGAGATACCGTTGAAGCTAACGAAATGCTCGGTTTTCAAGCCGACCACCGCGACTACATGGTCGGCTTGCAAATCCTCAAAGATCTCGGACTCACAAAAATTCGCCTGCTGACCAACAACCCCAAAAAAACCGACGCCTTCACTCTCGCAGGGATGGATTTGGAAGTCGTCGAGCAAGTGCCCCTCATCGCGCCTCCACCCCACAACCACCGCGAACGCTACCTAGCCACCAAACGCGACAAAATGGGCCACCAATTCCCAACCGAGGAAGTCACGGAATCGGAGTAG
- a CDS encoding M24 family metallopeptidase: protein MATDRYQKRRDKLLRALRKADAPRLLVTNETNVSYLTGFTGDSSTLLVDRDRTILVSDTRYETQILDECPGLETVIRTNREKMTDKLGELVGKLGWTSLGFESDAMTFAQYSAFDEATESTDLVPLTGLVEELRAIKDAQEIKEIRRAVLLAERGFDALKATLRPGATELEVAHDLEHTVRRLGSPGLAFPPIVGVGATAALPHAHPGTQQISEAGFVLVDWGATAPSGYRSDLTRVLVTGKVPAKLRKIYQVVLEAQLQAIEAIRPGVPCHEVDAAARNVIENAGFGSRFGHGLGHGIGLDIHESPRMSPVEKAELKPGMVITVEPGIYIPHWGGVRIEDDVLVTKDGYEVLTSVPKQWDEAVVAL from the coding sequence ATGGCAACGGATCGGTATCAAAAACGTCGCGACAAACTTTTGCGAGCATTGCGGAAGGCGGATGCTCCTCGACTCTTGGTCACGAACGAAACCAATGTGTCGTATCTGACAGGCTTCACCGGCGACTCATCGACTTTGCTCGTCGATCGCGATCGGACAATACTCGTCAGCGATACCCGCTACGAAACCCAAATTTTGGATGAGTGCCCGGGGTTGGAAACGGTGATCCGTACCAATCGGGAAAAAATGACCGACAAACTCGGGGAGTTGGTCGGCAAATTGGGGTGGACGTCCCTCGGTTTCGAGAGTGATGCGATGACGTTCGCTCAATATTCCGCCTTCGACGAGGCTACGGAATCAACCGATTTGGTGCCGCTCACGGGGTTGGTCGAAGAACTTCGAGCCATCAAGGACGCCCAGGAAATTAAGGAAATTCGACGTGCGGTCCTATTGGCCGAACGCGGTTTCGATGCCCTTAAAGCTACGCTGCGACCGGGAGCCACCGAGTTGGAAGTGGCACACGATTTGGAACATACGGTCCGACGACTCGGTTCGCCGGGGCTGGCGTTCCCACCGATTGTCGGCGTTGGCGCAACGGCGGCGTTGCCTCATGCACATCCGGGAACACAGCAGATCAGTGAAGCGGGCTTCGTGCTCGTCGATTGGGGGGCGACTGCTCCGAGTGGCTATCGAAGTGACTTGACGCGAGTTTTGGTGACCGGTAAAGTTCCGGCGAAACTGCGGAAGATCTACCAGGTCGTTTTAGAAGCCCAACTTCAGGCCATCGAAGCGATTCGACCGGGAGTCCCGTGCCACGAAGTGGACGCGGCAGCCCGAAATGTGATCGAAAACGCCGGTTTTGGTTCTCGGTTTGGTCATGGATTAGGTCACGGCATCGGCTTGGACATCCATGAATCACCGCGAATGTCACCGGTTGAGAAAGCGGAATTAAAACCGGGCATGGTGATTACCGTTGAGCCGGGAATTTACATCCCACACTGGGGTGGAGTGCGGATCGAAGACGACGTACTCGTCACGAAAGACGGCTACGAAGTGTTGACGTCCGTTCCCAAACAGTGGGATGAGGCGGTTGTGGCTCTGTAA
- the accB gene encoding acetyl-CoA carboxylase biotin carboxyl carrier protein, which yields MDQEHNDSPQASESGSFDLDKLRELVEMMEKHELTEVSLRRGRERWHLKRGPQEVYQTTPAAFATPAPAPAAPAPTPAASAPAAGEAEPAKPGMVIKAEAVGTFYTAASPDDPPFVQVGSRVEPDTTVCLIEAMKVFNQIPAGLSGTIAEVLVENGEAVEYGTPLFRVTP from the coding sequence ATGGATCAGGAGCACAACGACTCGCCACAGGCTTCGGAAAGCGGTTCGTTCGATCTCGATAAACTCCGAGAGTTGGTCGAGATGATGGAAAAGCACGAACTGACAGAAGTTTCGCTCCGACGTGGTCGAGAACGCTGGCATCTCAAGCGGGGACCGCAAGAGGTCTACCAGACGACACCGGCTGCGTTTGCAACACCAGCTCCCGCACCAGCGGCACCTGCACCGACACCGGCAGCCAGTGCGCCCGCAGCAGGGGAAGCCGAACCGGCGAAACCTGGCATGGTCATCAAGGCGGAAGCCGTCGGAACCTTCTACACGGCTGCCTCACCGGATGACCCACCGTTCGTGCAAGTTGGCTCGCGGGTCGAACCGGATACCACGGTTTGTCTTATCGAAGCCATGAAGGTGTTCAATCAAATTCCAGCAGGCCTCAGCGGGACCATCGCAGAGGTTCTCGTCGAGAACGGCGAAGCTGTCGAATACGGAACACCCCTGTTCCGAGTCACCCCGTAA
- the accC gene encoding acetyl-CoA carboxylase biotin carboxylase subunit has product MFQRILVANRGEIALRIIRACREMGIETVAVYSEGDRDAHYLSLANEAYCIGPASASDSYLNIKQIISAAEVGNVQAIHPGYGFLSENAHFAEVCRDCKIAFIGPPHEAMAKLGDKVTAREIAESANVHTVPGSDGLLTTEQEALETAERIGYPVLIKATAGGGGKGMRVARNDISLKAGVKQAAQEAEKAFKNAGVYLEKYIERPRHVEVQILADQHGNAVHLWERDCSLQRKHQKLVEESPAPNLPLAVRQDICKSAVRLVQTAGYYNAGTVEFLVDQDNQYYFIEVNARIQVEHPVTEQVTGIDLIKQQIRVAAGEELSLRQRDIECNGSAIEVRINAEDPDNDFRGSPGRITKLRLPGGPGVRFDSHVHEGYFVPPYYDSMIGKLIVHRESRAESIACMRRALDEFEIEGIKTTIPLLRKIFNHSAFSDFQVDTTFIERTWMS; this is encoded by the coding sequence ATGTTCCAACGCATTTTGGTGGCCAACCGAGGCGAAATCGCCCTGCGAATCATTCGAGCCTGTCGTGAGATGGGCATCGAAACCGTTGCGGTCTACAGTGAAGGCGATCGCGACGCGCACTATCTGAGTTTGGCGAACGAGGCTTATTGCATCGGCCCGGCGTCCGCATCGGACAGCTACTTGAACATCAAGCAGATCATTTCGGCCGCCGAGGTCGGAAATGTCCAGGCGATCCACCCCGGGTACGGGTTTCTTTCCGAGAATGCCCACTTTGCGGAAGTCTGCCGGGATTGCAAAATTGCCTTCATCGGACCACCGCACGAAGCGATGGCCAAACTTGGTGATAAAGTCACCGCGCGGGAAATCGCGGAGTCAGCGAACGTCCACACCGTGCCGGGTAGCGATGGCCTTCTGACGACTGAGCAAGAAGCATTGGAGACGGCGGAGCGGATTGGTTATCCGGTCTTGATCAAAGCCACCGCTGGTGGTGGTGGGAAGGGCATGCGAGTTGCCCGGAACGATATCAGCTTGAAAGCCGGTGTGAAGCAAGCCGCACAGGAAGCGGAAAAGGCGTTCAAAAACGCCGGTGTTTATCTCGAAAAATACATCGAGCGTCCGCGTCACGTCGAAGTCCAGATTCTGGCCGACCAACATGGGAATGCGGTTCACCTCTGGGAACGTGATTGTTCCTTGCAGCGGAAGCACCAAAAACTCGTTGAAGAATCACCCGCACCGAATCTGCCGTTGGCCGTCCGACAAGATATCTGCAAGTCCGCCGTTCGGTTGGTTCAAACGGCCGGTTACTACAATGCGGGAACCGTCGAGTTCCTCGTCGACCAAGACAACCAATATTACTTCATCGAAGTGAATGCCCGGATTCAAGTCGAACACCCGGTGACGGAGCAAGTCACGGGAATCGACCTAATCAAACAGCAGATTCGAGTGGCCGCCGGTGAGGAATTGTCCCTGCGTCAACGTGATATCGAGTGCAACGGATCGGCTATCGAAGTTCGGATCAATGCCGAAGATCCCGACAACGACTTCCGTGGCTCACCAGGACGAATCACCAAACTCCGTTTGCCAGGTGGGCCCGGTGTTCGGTTTGATTCCCATGTCCACGAGGGATATTTCGTCCCGCCGTACTACGATTCGATGATCGGCAAACTCATCGTGCACCGAGAGAGCCGAGCCGAATCCATTGCTTGCATGCGTCGTGCCCTCGACGAATTCGAAATCGAAGGCATCAAGACGACCATTCCACTACTGCGGAAAATCTTCAATCACTCCGCATTCAGCGATTTCCAGGTCGATACCACGTTTATCGAACGCACCTGGATGAGCTGA
- a CDS encoding Minf_1886 family protein: MPTTSKSRQATARFRYHHNAYRFLFSALRHVQDERQDDLGLESSDDSDDAHVTGQELLEGVRELALLEFGCLATTVFRRWGVTCTEDFGKMVFEMVDRGEMRKTEQDCIEDFIDVYDFETALDQGYRIDASQAFKR; encoded by the coding sequence ATGCCCACCACCAGTAAGTCTCGCCAGGCGACCGCACGGTTTCGTTACCATCACAATGCCTACCGGTTTCTGTTCTCGGCACTCCGTCATGTTCAAGACGAACGCCAAGACGACCTCGGGCTGGAATCGAGCGACGACTCTGACGATGCCCACGTCACCGGCCAGGAATTGCTGGAAGGTGTACGAGAGTTGGCTCTCTTGGAGTTCGGTTGCTTGGCCACCACAGTGTTTCGACGCTGGGGCGTGACGTGCACGGAAGACTTCGGCAAGATGGTTTTCGAAATGGTCGATCGCGGTGAAATGCGGAAGACTGAACAAGACTGCATCGAAGACTTCATCGATGTCTACGATTTTGAAACTGCGTTGGATCAGGGGTATCGGATCGACGCCAGCCAGGCGTTCAAGCGGTGA
- a CDS encoding DUF2617 family protein: protein MTVEVARPDVADLTFQMYERSVHPELFQVTAELRIERENYTAEFRLWEAGHVISFRHGRECLTEVIATRQQMLPLHRRRVERRIQGCQHESQRFEDVRYDASFQLERLESNVYERCHDELAHDLRTADLACAFATNPRFGPLPMSLMRIDATQDSLLVHAFHTFPDSLAVVKTQSLYELDHV from the coding sequence ATGACGGTTGAAGTTGCTCGGCCGGACGTTGCCGATCTCACATTTCAAATGTACGAGCGTTCTGTTCATCCGGAGCTTTTCCAGGTGACGGCGGAACTTCGCATTGAGCGAGAGAACTACACGGCGGAATTTCGCTTGTGGGAAGCCGGACACGTCATCAGCTTTCGGCATGGCCGGGAGTGTTTGACGGAAGTGATTGCGACTCGTCAACAAATGTTGCCATTGCATCGGCGGCGGGTCGAACGACGTATCCAGGGCTGCCAACACGAATCACAACGATTTGAAGATGTGCGCTACGATGCGAGTTTTCAGCTCGAACGTCTCGAATCCAACGTCTATGAACGTTGTCACGATGAACTAGCGCACGATCTTCGCACGGCTGACTTGGCGTGTGCCTTCGCGACGAACCCCCGTTTTGGTCCGCTGCCGATGAGCCTCATGCGAATCGACGCCACGCAGGACAGCCTCTTGGTCCATGCGTTCCACACCTTCCCCGATAGCTTGGCCGTCGTGAAAACCCAGTCGTTATACGAACTAGACCATGTCTAG
- a CDS encoding dimethylarginine dimethylaminohydrolase family protein: MREIKRPTILMCPPDYFGIEYEINPWMSRSRQSDRDEAIRQWNLLRDELLALGVNIEMMTPIRGLPDLVFTANAGLIWNDTVFLARFRHAARQGETEIDEAWFRAHQFETVMLPEPWSFEGAGDALFCGETLYAGYLIRSEASAMQWLGSEIGCRVIPLQLVDDRYYHLDTCFCPLQTDTALWYPPAFDAYAQAAIREHIPRLVEVSDKEATRFACNAVVVGEHVVLNTGCPDLCDRLAELGFTPHPTPLDEFIKAGGSAKCLTLRIDGEDAAIWPA; encoded by the coding sequence ATGCGTGAAATCAAACGGCCCACAATCTTGATGTGTCCGCCGGACTATTTTGGGATCGAATACGAAATCAATCCCTGGATGAGTCGGTCTCGACAAAGCGATCGGGACGAAGCGATTCGCCAATGGAATCTGCTAAGAGACGAGTTGCTTGCGTTGGGGGTGAACATTGAAATGATGACCCCAATCCGTGGGTTGCCAGACCTTGTCTTCACTGCAAACGCCGGGTTGATTTGGAACGACACGGTCTTCCTCGCCCGCTTTCGTCACGCTGCTCGGCAAGGGGAAACAGAAATTGACGAAGCTTGGTTTCGAGCTCATCAGTTTGAAACGGTCATGCTTCCCGAACCGTGGTCGTTCGAGGGAGCCGGCGATGCCTTGTTTTGTGGCGAAACCCTGTACGCCGGGTACTTGATCCGGAGCGAAGCGTCCGCCATGCAATGGTTAGGCAGCGAGATCGGCTGTCGGGTGATTCCTCTTCAATTGGTCGACGACCGTTATTATCACCTCGACACCTGTTTTTGTCCGCTGCAAACCGACACTGCGTTGTGGTATCCCCCCGCGTTCGATGCATACGCTCAAGCGGCGATTCGCGAGCACATCCCCCGGTTGGTGGAAGTCAGCGATAAAGAGGCGACGCGATTCGCCTGCAATGCCGTGGTTGTGGGGGAGCACGTTGTGCTCAACACCGGATGTCCCGATCTATGTGACCGCCTCGCGGAACTCGGTTTCACTCCCCACCCGACCCCACTGGACGAGTTCATCAAGGCGGGGGGAAGTGCGAAATGTTTGACGCTTCGTATCGATGGGGAAGACGCTGCTATCTGGCCCGCATAG
- a CDS encoding STAS domain-containing protein, whose protein sequence is MSAAGHRRLEIEEVGDVTVAQFVDRKILDETNIQIIGNQLFSLVDDDDREKIILDFSNVEYLSSAALGKLITMDKKVKQARGQLRLCSIRPDIYEVFAITKLNKLFSIFENRDKALEGF, encoded by the coding sequence ATGTCAGCTGCTGGTCATCGACGCCTCGAAATTGAAGAAGTGGGTGATGTTACCGTCGCTCAGTTTGTCGATCGAAAAATTCTTGATGAGACCAATATCCAGATCATCGGGAACCAACTTTTCAGCTTAGTCGACGACGACGACCGCGAAAAGATCATCTTGGACTTTTCCAATGTCGAGTACCTCTCCAGTGCTGCATTGGGTAAATTGATCACGATGGACAAGAAGGTGAAGCAAGCCCGCGGGCAGCTTCGGCTCTGTAGTATCCGTCCGGATATCTACGAGGTCTTTGCAATCACAAAACTCAACAAGCTCTTTAGCATCTTTGAGAACCGCGATAAGGCCTTGGAAGGGTTTTGA
- a CDS encoding ATP-binding protein — MTTRLKKQMDYQEQFEVSIPSDTNEGHAIQERIVGLLESMEFPPRDVFSVRLALEEALVNAIKHGNKSDSDKKVHIGCWINADLVRIRICDEGPGFKPEDVPDPTAIENLENPSGRGLMLMKAFMNVIEFNDAGNCVTLEKHRGVDTDDD; from the coding sequence ATGACAACTAGGTTGAAGAAGCAAATGGACTACCAAGAGCAATTCGAGGTCAGCATCCCGAGTGACACGAATGAGGGTCACGCGATCCAAGAGCGGATTGTCGGTTTGCTGGAGTCAATGGAGTTCCCGCCACGGGATGTCTTCAGTGTTCGACTCGCTCTCGAAGAAGCTTTGGTAAACGCCATCAAGCATGGCAACAAGTCCGATAGCGACAAGAAAGTGCACATCGGCTGCTGGATCAACGCCGACCTAGTGCGAATTCGTATCTGCGACGAAGGGCCGGGCTTCAAACCCGAAGACGTCCCCGACCCCACCGCCATCGAAAACCTGGAGAATCCATCCGGGCGTGGCCTGATGCTCATGAAAGCCTTCATGAACGTCATCGAATTCAACGATGCCGGAAACTGCGTAACGCTGGAAAAACACCGTGGTGTGGACACGGACGACGATTAA